The Pseudomonas azotoformans genome has a segment encoding these proteins:
- the gnd gene encoding phosphogluconate dehydrogenase (NAD(+)-dependent, decarboxylating): MQLGIIGLGRMGGNIARRLMLNGHTTVVYDRNEAFVKGLSEEGATGVADLKALVAGLQKPRTVWVMLPAGAPTEDTINELSTLLEDGDAIIDGGNTNYKDDVRRAKALAEKGLHYVDVGTSGGVWGLERGYCMMIGGDAETVQRLDPIFNSLAPGLGNIPRTKDRKDSADPRAEQGYIHAGPAGSGHFVKMIHNGIEYGMMQAFAEGFDILKTKNSENLPEDQRFDLNVADIAEVWRRGSVVSSWLLDLTADALATDPKLDGYSGSVADSGEGRWTIEAAMEQAVPVPVLSTSLFARFRSRQQSTYGDKMLSAMRFGFGGHVETSKK; encoded by the coding sequence ATGCAACTGGGGATTATCGGACTAGGCCGCATGGGCGGGAATATTGCACGGCGCCTGATGCTCAATGGGCATACCACCGTTGTTTACGACCGTAACGAAGCCTTTGTAAAAGGCCTGAGCGAAGAGGGCGCCACCGGCGTTGCCGACCTCAAGGCACTGGTGGCCGGGCTGCAAAAGCCACGCACCGTTTGGGTGATGCTGCCTGCCGGCGCACCCACTGAAGACACCATCAATGAATTGAGCACGCTGTTGGAAGACGGTGACGCAATCATCGACGGCGGCAACACCAACTATAAGGACGACGTCCGCCGCGCCAAGGCGCTGGCGGAAAAAGGCCTGCACTATGTTGACGTCGGCACCTCCGGCGGCGTCTGGGGCCTGGAACGTGGCTACTGCATGATGATCGGTGGCGACGCCGAGACCGTGCAACGCCTCGATCCGATCTTCAACAGCCTGGCCCCAGGCCTCGGCAATATCCCGCGCACCAAAGACCGCAAAGACAGCGCTGACCCGCGCGCCGAGCAGGGCTACATCCATGCCGGCCCTGCGGGCTCCGGGCACTTCGTCAAGATGATCCACAACGGCATCGAGTACGGAATGATGCAGGCGTTTGCCGAAGGCTTTGACATCCTCAAGACCAAGAACTCGGAAAACCTGCCGGAAGACCAGCGCTTCGACCTGAACGTGGCTGACATCGCTGAAGTCTGGCGCCGTGGCAGCGTGGTCTCGTCCTGGCTGCTGGACCTGACCGCCGACGCCCTGGCCACCGACCCGAAACTCGACGGTTACTCCGGCTCCGTGGCCGACAGTGGCGAAGGCCGCTGGACCATCGAAGCCGCCATGGAACAAGCCGTGCCGGTGCCGGTGCTGTCCACTTCGTTGTTCGCACGTTTCCGTTCGCGTCAGCAGAGCACTTACGGTGACAAAATGCTGTCTGCCATGCGCTTCGGCTTTGGCGGCCACGTGGAGACTTCCAAAAAATGA
- the zwf gene encoding glucose-6-phosphate dehydrogenase, translated as MTANGKKPKAEPAPPTTLFLFGAHGDLVKRLLMPALYNLSRDGLLGDGLRIVGVDHNAISDADFAKKLEDFIRTEAASKVRGNGENALDPELWAQLAKGISYVEGDFLDDSTYADIGKKIADSGTGNAVFYLATAPRFFSDVVQRLGSAGLLTETDDSFRRVVIEKPFGSDLATAEALNASLLKVMSEKQIYRIDHYLGKETVQNILISRFSNVLFEAFWNNHYIDHVQITAAETVGVETRGNFFEKTGTLRDMVPNHLFQLLAMVAMEPPAAFGADAVRGEKAKVIGAVRPWSLEDARANSVRGQYTAGEIGGKQLPGYREEANVAPDSSTETFVALKVMIDNWRWVGVPFYLRTGKRMSVRDTEIVICFKPAPYAQFRDTEVDELKPTYLKIQIQPNEGMWFDLLAKKPGPTLDMANIQLGFAYKDFFEMQPSTGYETLIYDCMTGDQTLFQRADNIENGWRAVQPFLDAWKEDDGIQAYKAGEDGPAAADALLARDGRTWHSLG; from the coding sequence ATGACCGCCAACGGCAAGAAACCCAAGGCCGAACCTGCTCCGCCCACCACACTGTTTCTGTTTGGTGCCCATGGTGATCTTGTCAAGCGCCTGCTCATGCCGGCGCTGTACAACCTCAGCCGCGATGGGCTGCTGGGCGATGGCCTGCGCATCGTTGGCGTTGATCACAACGCCATCAGCGACGCCGATTTCGCCAAGAAACTTGAAGACTTCATTCGCACCGAAGCGGCGAGCAAGGTCAGGGGTAATGGCGAAAACGCCCTGGACCCTGAGCTGTGGGCGCAACTGGCCAAGGGCATCAGCTACGTCGAGGGTGATTTCCTCGACGACAGCACCTACGCCGACATCGGCAAGAAGATCGCTGACAGCGGCACCGGCAACGCGGTGTTCTACCTGGCCACCGCACCGCGCTTCTTCAGTGACGTGGTGCAGCGCCTGGGCAGTGCCGGCTTGCTGACGGAAACTGACGACAGCTTCCGTCGCGTGGTGATCGAGAAGCCCTTCGGCTCCGACCTGGCCACCGCCGAAGCACTGAACGCCAGCCTGCTCAAAGTGATGAGCGAGAAGCAGATCTATCGCATCGACCATTACCTGGGCAAGGAAACGGTGCAGAACATCCTGATCAGCCGCTTCTCCAACGTGCTGTTCGAAGCGTTCTGGAACAACCATTACATCGACCACGTGCAAATCACCGCTGCCGAAACCGTCGGCGTTGAAACCCGTGGCAACTTCTTCGAGAAGACCGGCACCCTGCGCGACATGGTGCCCAACCACCTCTTCCAGTTGCTGGCGATGGTGGCCATGGAACCGCCCGCGGCCTTTGGCGCTGACGCCGTGCGCGGTGAAAAAGCCAAGGTGATCGGTGCGGTACGTCCTTGGTCCTTGGAAGATGCTCGGGCCAACTCGGTACGCGGTCAGTACACCGCCGGAGAGATTGGCGGCAAACAACTGCCGGGTTACCGCGAAGAAGCCAACGTTGCCCCGGATAGCAGCACCGAGACGTTTGTCGCCCTCAAGGTGATGATCGACAACTGGCGTTGGGTCGGCGTGCCGTTTTACCTGCGCACCGGCAAGCGCATGAGTGTGCGTGACACCGAGATCGTCATCTGCTTCAAGCCTGCGCCGTACGCGCAGTTCCGTGATACCGAGGTGGATGAGCTAAAGCCCACCTACCTGAAAATCCAGATCCAGCCCAATGAAGGCATGTGGTTCGACCTGCTGGCGAAAAAGCCTGGGCCGACCCTGGACATGGCCAATATCCAGCTGGGTTTTGCCTATAAGGACTTCTTCGAAATGCAGCCGTCGACCGGGTACGAAACCCTGATCTACGACTGCATGACCGGCGACCAGACCTTGTTCCAGCGCGCGGACAACATCGAGAACGGCTGGCGTGCGGTGCAGCCATTCCTCGATGCGTGGAAGGAAGACGACGGGATCCAGGCCTACAAGGCCGGTGAAGATGGCCCGGCCGCCGCCGATGCACTGCTGGCCCGTGATGGTCGCACCTGGCATAGCCTCGGATGA
- a CDS encoding Cof-type HAD-IIB family hydrolase yields the protein MSDAAIHPIRFILSDVDGTLLHPDHRLSQRTADAVRALRDSGVFFSLASGRPPKAMLHLIETFGIDVPVAGFNGGTLINPDGSILVAHHLPAEAALVTLALFSAEPDVEVWVFADGDWLRRDPPGPMVQREADGLGYGPIVVESFEPYLDRVDKIVAASNNTQLLVELEAQLQPKVQGLAQVSRSQPVYLDVTAMLANKGEALKTLAAHLGVPMEQTAAIGDGGNDPAMFHVAGLSIAMGQAEETVKRQASVVTGSNIEDGAAEAIERFILAAQ from the coding sequence ATGAGTGATGCCGCGATCCATCCCATCCGTTTTATCCTGAGTGACGTGGACGGCACCTTGCTGCATCCCGATCACCGTCTCAGCCAACGCACCGCCGATGCGGTGCGGGCCTTGCGTGACAGCGGGGTGTTTTTCAGCCTGGCCAGCGGGCGTCCGCCCAAGGCCATGCTGCACCTGATCGAAACCTTCGGCATCGATGTGCCGGTGGCTGGTTTTAATGGCGGCACGTTGATCAACCCGGATGGCAGCATCCTGGTTGCCCATCATCTGCCGGCGGAGGCGGCGCTGGTGACCCTGGCGCTGTTCTCGGCGGAGCCGGATGTGGAAGTCTGGGTGTTTGCCGATGGCGACTGGCTGCGCCGCGACCCGCCAGGGCCGATGGTGCAGCGCGAGGCCGATGGCCTGGGCTACGGGCCGATTGTGGTAGAGAGTTTTGAGCCTTACCTGGACCGAGTGGATAAAATCGTCGCGGCCAGCAACAACACGCAATTGCTGGTGGAACTGGAGGCGCAGTTGCAGCCCAAGGTGCAAGGGTTGGCTCAGGTGTCGCGTTCACAGCCGGTGTACCTGGATGTGACGGCGATGCTGGCTAACAAGGGCGAGGCCTTGAAAACGCTGGCTGCACACCTTGGCGTCCCGATGGAACAGACGGCAGCTATAGGTGATGGCGGCAATGATCCGGCAATGTTTCACGTGGCCGGCTTGTCGATTGCCATGGGCCAGGCTGAAGAAACCGTCAAGCGCCAGGCCAGCGTTGTAACCGGTAGTAATATCGAGGACGGTGCCGCAGAGGCCATTGAACGGTTTATTCTGGCCGCTCAATAA
- a CDS encoding sigma-54 dependent transcriptional regulator — protein MVVTPVQRRLLVVDPCDDCHGLLPGLRTAGWEVDSCTLEAVGDRSCDVGLLRLQPYHLERPEAVKELIGRSGTEWIAVLSQDVLRLQNVGDFVCEWFFDFHTLPFDVARVQVTLGRAFGMARLRGKGHMPVDEPEHELLGDSRPIRELRKLLSKLAPTESPVLIRGDSGTGKELVAKTLHRQSQRHAKPFVAINCGAIPEHLIQSELFGHEKGAFTGAHQRKVGRIEAANGGTLFLDEIGDLPMELQANLLRFLQEKQIERVGGSQPIPVDVRVLAATHVDLEAAVEKGTFREDLYYRLNVLQVVTAPLRDRHGDVAMLANHFSRFYSQETGRRPRSFSDDALVAMGEHAWPGNVRELANRVRRGLVLAEGRQIEAVDLGLHGQQAISPPMATLEDYKHRAERQALCDVLNRHSDNLSVAARVLGVSRPTFYRLLHKHQIR, from the coding sequence ATGGTTGTTACACCTGTGCAGCGTCGCTTGCTCGTGGTCGACCCCTGTGACGACTGCCATGGGCTATTGCCCGGTTTGCGCACCGCCGGGTGGGAAGTGGACAGCTGTACCCTGGAGGCCGTGGGCGACCGGTCCTGCGATGTCGGCCTGCTGCGCCTGCAGCCCTATCACCTGGAGCGTCCGGAAGCGGTCAAGGAGCTGATCGGCCGCAGCGGCACCGAGTGGATCGCCGTACTCAGTCAAGACGTGTTGCGCCTGCAGAACGTCGGTGACTTCGTTTGTGAGTGGTTTTTCGATTTCCATACCTTGCCGTTCGATGTGGCCCGCGTGCAGGTTACGCTAGGGCGTGCCTTTGGCATGGCACGTCTGCGCGGCAAGGGCCATATGCCAGTGGACGAACCTGAGCATGAGTTGCTGGGTGACAGTCGACCGATCCGCGAACTGCGCAAGTTATTGTCCAAGCTTGCACCCACCGAATCTCCGGTGCTGATCCGTGGCGACAGCGGCACCGGTAAAGAGCTGGTGGCCAAGACCCTGCATCGCCAGTCCCAGCGCCACGCCAAGCCGTTTGTGGCGATCAACTGCGGGGCGATTCCTGAACATTTGATCCAATCCGAATTGTTCGGTCATGAGAAGGGCGCGTTTACCGGCGCCCATCAGCGCAAGGTCGGGCGTATCGAAGCGGCCAACGGTGGCACGTTGTTCCTCGATGAAATCGGTGATTTACCGATGGAGTTGCAGGCCAACCTGCTGCGGTTTCTGCAGGAAAAACAGATTGAGCGCGTCGGCGGCAGCCAGCCGATTCCCGTAGATGTGCGGGTATTGGCGGCTACTCACGTCGACCTGGAGGCAGCGGTAGAGAAGGGCACCTTTCGCGAAGATCTGTACTACCGCCTCAATGTCCTGCAAGTGGTCACGGCGCCGTTGCGTGATCGCCATGGCGACGTCGCGATGCTGGCCAATCACTTTTCACGGTTCTACAGCCAGGAGACCGGCCGCCGCCCGCGCAGCTTCAGCGACGATGCGCTGGTGGCAATGGGTGAACACGCCTGGCCGGGTAACGTCCGCGAGCTGGCCAACCGAGTCCGGCGCGGCCTGGTACTGGCCGAAGGGCGCCAGATCGAAGCCGTTGATCTGGGATTACACGGCCAACAGGCAATTTCGCCGCCTATGGCTACACTGGAAGACTATAAGCACCGCGCCGAACGTCAGGCGCTGTGCGACGTGCTCAACCGGCACAGCGATAACCTGAGTGTGGCGGCCCGTGTACTGGGGGTTTCCCGACCCACGTTCTACCGGTTGCTGCACAAACACCAGATCCGCTAG
- a CDS encoding transporter translates to MHRSLSLRAVVCLSTLLPASLLYAAPDADIETLKQELLELKQRYEVQQKALAVLEQRVRQVEDQPATPAPKRLAKSPADFQKASGGATVAGTGAAAASGGAGGGGSSYGQSLKDDSAPAQSVSNLYNEASGFFGNGKFSFETGITYARYDARQLTLNGFLALDSIFLGNINLDRIKADNWTLDLTGRYNLDNRWQFDVNVPVVYRESTYQSGGAGNNANATSEESVSRDPTIGDVNFGVAYKFLDETPTLPDAVVSLRVKAPTGKEPFGIKLVRSTANDNLYVPENLPTGNGVWSITPGISLVKTFDPAVLFGSFSYTHNFEESFDDISSDVNQKVGGKVSLGDSFQLGVGVAFALNEKMSMSFSVSDLIQRKSKLKPNGGDWQSVVSSDANAGYFNVGMTIAASDNLTIVPNLAIGMTDDAPDFTFSLKFPYYF, encoded by the coding sequence ATGCATCGATCGTTATCGCTACGTGCGGTGGTCTGTTTAAGTACGCTCTTGCCCGCATCCCTGTTGTATGCCGCGCCAGACGCCGATATCGAGACCCTCAAACAGGAACTTCTGGAACTCAAGCAGCGGTACGAAGTGCAGCAAAAAGCCTTGGCGGTACTGGAACAACGGGTTCGCCAAGTCGAGGACCAACCGGCGACGCCCGCGCCCAAACGCTTGGCCAAATCCCCGGCAGACTTCCAGAAAGCCAGTGGCGGCGCGACCGTGGCAGGCACAGGCGCTGCGGCCGCATCCGGCGGGGCCGGTGGCGGTGGCAGTTCTTATGGGCAGTCGCTCAAGGACGACTCGGCACCCGCGCAAAGCGTGAGCAACCTCTACAACGAAGCCAGCGGTTTCTTCGGCAACGGCAAGTTCAGCTTTGAAACCGGTATTACCTACGCGCGCTACGATGCACGCCAGCTCACGCTCAACGGTTTCCTGGCACTGGACTCGATCTTCCTCGGTAATATCAACCTGGACAGGATCAAGGCGGATAACTGGACGCTGGACCTGACCGGTCGCTACAACCTCGATAACCGCTGGCAGTTCGATGTAAACGTGCCGGTGGTGTACCGCGAATCGACCTACCAGTCCGGCGGTGCGGGCAACAATGCCAATGCCACCTCGGAAGAGTCGGTGAGCCGCGACCCGACCATCGGCGACGTCAACTTCGGCGTGGCGTACAAATTCCTGGATGAAACCCCCACCCTGCCGGATGCGGTGGTGTCGCTGCGCGTCAAGGCGCCTACCGGTAAGGAACCGTTCGGCATCAAGTTGGTACGCTCAACCGCCAACGACAACCTGTATGTACCGGAAAACCTGCCGACCGGTAACGGTGTCTGGTCGATCACGCCGGGAATCTCGCTGGTCAAGACGTTCGACCCGGCCGTGCTGTTTGGCTCGTTCTCCTACACCCACAACTTCGAAGAGTCGTTTGATGACATCAGCAGTGACGTCAACCAGAAAGTCGGCGGTAAGGTCAGCCTGGGCGACAGCTTTCAACTGGGTGTCGGTGTTGCCTTTGCACTGAACGAGAAGATGAGTATGTCGTTCTCGGTGTCCGACCTGATCCAGCGTAAAAGCAAGCTCAAGCCCAATGGCGGGGACTGGCAGTCGGTGGTGTCCAGTGATGCCAATGCCGGTTACTTTAACGTGGGCATGACGATTGCAGCATCGGATAACCTGACGATCGTGCCGAACCTGGCGATCGGGATGACAGATGATGCGCCGGACTTTACGTTCAGCCTGAAATTCCCCTACTACTTCTAA
- a CDS encoding C39 family peptidase, which produces MRLATLTLLMLLTGPTWAGTMAISAMPGGAVIYKKVESIRERKFANLVEQKTDFSCGAAALATILRQGYWLDVDEDHIIKGMLVNADQDLVRTQGFSMLDMKRYLESIGMRARGYKIGPDTLATVKIPVVVLLEIRGYKHFVVLQRADKDWVYIGDPVLGHKRYSHDDFVKGWNGIVFAVLGEGYDKANALLDPPTPLTAKNQLNEFRPVGDAELMDFGFIQSDFF; this is translated from the coding sequence ATGCGCCTCGCGACCCTCACCCTCCTGATGTTGCTCACCGGCCCGACCTGGGCAGGCACCATGGCGATCTCCGCCATGCCTGGCGGTGCAGTTATCTACAAGAAGGTCGAGAGTATCCGTGAACGCAAATTCGCCAACCTGGTGGAACAGAAAACCGATTTCAGCTGTGGTGCTGCGGCACTCGCCACCATCCTGCGCCAGGGCTATTGGCTCGACGTAGACGAAGACCACATCATCAAAGGCATGCTGGTCAATGCAGACCAGGACCTGGTACGTACCCAGGGTTTCTCCATGCTGGACATGAAGCGCTACCTCGAAAGCATCGGCATGCGTGCCCGGGGCTACAAAATCGGGCCAGACACCCTGGCGACCGTGAAGATCCCTGTGGTGGTGTTGCTGGAAATCCGGGGCTACAAGCACTTCGTGGTGTTGCAGCGCGCGGACAAGGACTGGGTCTATATCGGCGACCCGGTGCTGGGCCACAAGCGCTATTCACACGATGACTTCGTCAAAGGTTGGAATGGCATTGTATTCGCCGTGCTGGGTGAAGGTTACGACAAGGCCAACGCCCTGCTCGACCCGCCCACGCCACTGACCGCCAAGAACCAGTTGAATGAGTTCAGGCCCGTAGGCGATGCCGAGCTGATGGACTTCGGTTTCATCCAGAGCGACTTCTTCTAA
- a CDS encoding FecR family protein translates to MSEKSLSEAEYDAITDAAAHWCMRLHAGDCTTSERQAFEQWHDSHPLHAFEYAAMLEIWDVADHLPRHEPTPVVVPLKPRSRVRTYAVAAAICLVALPLAAFTGWEAGWLPSSYERFEAANGLRLVTLGDGSQVELNLGTELVYSNYKDQRRVTLKKGEAFFKVSHDSAHPFIVHAGAGQVRVTGTQFNVWKYEDQVRVMLLEGSVQIASDQVHGSVPLTPGMQASYQQGDATPRVRTISPDDTALAWRQGKLILDNLALADALPLINRYLTKPVMLADANTGAIRIGGIYNISEVNHLIASLPKVLPVYLTQNQDGNPVLNAIPRKTPKG, encoded by the coding sequence ATGAGCGAAAAGTCCCTTTCAGAAGCCGAATATGACGCCATCACCGACGCCGCCGCGCATTGGTGCATGCGCCTGCACGCGGGCGATTGCACGACGAGCGAGCGTCAGGCTTTTGAACAGTGGCATGACTCCCACCCGCTGCATGCCTTTGAATACGCGGCGATGCTGGAGATCTGGGACGTTGCCGACCACCTCCCCCGCCACGAACCCACGCCGGTGGTGGTGCCGCTCAAACCCCGCAGTCGCGTGCGCACCTACGCCGTGGCGGCGGCGATCTGCCTGGTCGCCCTGCCCCTGGCAGCCTTTACGGGGTGGGAAGCCGGTTGGCTGCCCAGTTCCTACGAGCGCTTCGAGGCTGCCAACGGTTTGCGCCTGGTCACCCTGGGTGATGGCAGCCAGGTGGAACTTAACCTGGGCACCGAGTTGGTCTACAGCAACTACAAGGACCAGCGTCGGGTCACGCTGAAAAAGGGCGAAGCGTTTTTCAAAGTCAGCCATGACAGTGCCCATCCCTTTATCGTGCACGCTGGCGCAGGCCAGGTTCGGGTGACGGGCACCCAGTTCAACGTCTGGAAATACGAAGACCAGGTACGGGTGATGTTGCTGGAAGGCTCAGTGCAGATTGCCAGCGACCAGGTCCACGGCAGTGTGCCTCTGACGCCCGGCATGCAGGCCAGTTACCAACAAGGTGATGCCACGCCCCGCGTGCGGACGATCAGCCCTGATGACACCGCCCTGGCCTGGCGCCAGGGCAAGCTGATCCTCGACAACCTGGCGCTGGCCGATGCGTTGCCGCTGATCAACCGCTACCTCACCAAACCGGTGATGCTGGCCGACGCCAACACCGGCGCGATCCGCATCGGTGGCATCTACAACATCAGTGAGGTCAACCACCTCATTGCCTCCCTGCCCAAGGTTTTGCCGGTCTACCTGACCCAGAACCAGGACGGCAACCCCGTACTCAACGCCATCCCGCGTAAAACGCCCAAAGGCTGA
- a CDS encoding PepSY domain-containing protein — translation MLKKTLIALCATSALLSAGAALADKPGAGWITIEKAIEVAKTKAGYVEVYAAEADDNGYWEVKGRKSDGTVYEARIDGASGNILRDQKD, via the coding sequence ATGCTGAAGAAAACCTTAATCGCCCTGTGTGCAACTTCCGCACTGCTCAGTGCCGGTGCCGCCCTGGCCGATAAACCGGGGGCAGGCTGGATCACCATCGAGAAGGCGATTGAAGTCGCCAAGACCAAGGCCGGTTACGTTGAGGTGTATGCCGCCGAGGCCGATGACAATGGCTATTGGGAAGTCAAAGGGCGCAAGTCCGACGGCACGGTATATGAGGCGCGTATCGATGGTGCGTCGGGCAACATCCTGCGTGATCAGAAGGACTGA